In the genome of bacterium, the window CGCGGTTCCCACGACCGTCTCGGCGGCGGAATACACGTGGGGAGGCGGGGTTACGGACGAATCCACACGCGTGAAGAGCAGCGTCCTCTACGACCCGCGTGTGATGCCGCGCACCGTGATCAACGACCCGGCGATGACGCTCGCCACCCCGGACTGGCTATGGGTCACGACGGGGATGCGTGCTCTGGATCACGCCATCGAGTGCGCCTATGCCATTCGGCACCAGCCTATCAGCGACGCGCTCGCCAGTAAGGCAATCGCGCTGATGACGGAGCATCTGCCCGCGTCTGTCCGCACCCAGGGCGCTGAGCGGCTGGCCCACCGCGGGCACTGCCAGATGGCGGCCTGGTTCTCCATTTACGGCGCCATGAACACACGCTTCGGGCTTTCCCACCTGCTGGGCCATCAGATCGGACCGCGATGGAACGTGCCGCATGGCGTGACTTCGTGCATCACGCTGCCCAACTCGATGCGCTTCATGGCGGAGATGGCCGCCGGCCGATTCGGTCCTATTGCCGAAGGCTACAAAATTCCTTTCGACCCGGACAATCCTAAGGCGGCAGCGCTGGCCTGCGCGGACCGCACTGCAGAGTTCATCGCGCAATTCGACGTGCCGAAGACCCTGCGGGAGGCCGGCGTGCCGCGCGAGGAGCTGGGAGAGATCGTGGCTCCCATTGCACGCGAACTCGCACACATGGGAGTGGTCGATCGGCCGATGACGGAAAAGGAAGTGCTCGGGCTGCTGGAATCGGTGTACTGAGGAAAAGGCCCGAGCGCTCATCGCATGCGAACCAACTTGCGATCAAACTGGGGGACATAATCATCGGTGTCATTTTACAACCCTGATGTTTCCGAAACTCGATAACGTTTGTTTGTATCGGCGATACGCCGCGAAACACTAAGGAGGAGACAATCATGACATTAAGATCCTCTTCGTCGGAAGGCCGGGTGCAGGACGCGCTCTCGGGAAGACCCAAGGTTGCTATCGTCACGGGTGCGTCGAGTGGGATCGGCCTCGAGATGGTGAAGAAGCTGATCGAAAAGGGTTATCGCGTGGTTGCGAACTCTCGGAACATTACGTCCACTATGACGCTCCACAACACAGCCGACCTGAAACTGGTGGACGGCGACATTGGTATCGAGGAAACGGCCAAACATGTCGTGCGCACCGCAATTCAGACTTTTGGAACTGTCGATTTGCTGGTAAACAACGCAGGCGTCTTTATTCCCAAGCCCTTTACCGAGTACACCGCCGAAGATTTTCGGAGGGCAACGCAGACAAACCTGGCAGGATTCTTCTATGTGTCGCAACTCGCGGTGGCGCAAATGCGTCTCCAGAAATTCGGACACGTCGTCAATATCTCCACCTCGTTGGTAAGCCAGCCTAT includes:
- a CDS encoding iron-containing alcohol dehydrogenase, with product MEVNFMPLEPPVGEFNLSPLERLIYGPGKIAALKDEMERRELHRGLVVTTGGVAELPILKEVTGALGSRCAGVFAGVVMHVPRKTTELLQKEMERFEADSLISFGGGSAIDSSKAAAYGLLPGRELIHIAVPTTVSAAEYTWGGGVTDESTRVKSSVLYDPRVMPRTVINDPAMTLATPDWLWVTTGMRALDHAIECAYAIRHQPISDALASKAIALMTEHLPASVRTQGAERLAHRGHCQMAAWFSIYGAMNTRFGLSHLLGHQIGPRWNVPHGVTSCITLPNSMRFMAEMAAGRFGPIAEGYKIPFDPDNPKAAALACADRTAEFIAQFDVPKTLREAGVPREELGEIVAPIARELAHMGVVDRPMTEKEVLGLLESVY
- a CDS encoding SDR family oxidoreductase; translation: MTLRSSSSEGRVQDALSGRPKVAIVTGASSGIGLEMVKKLIEKGYRVVANSRNITSTMTLHNTADLKLVDGDIGIEETAKHVVRTAIQTFGTVDLLVNNAGVFIPKPFTEYTAEDFRRATQTNLAGFFYVSQLAVAQMRLQKFGHVVNISTSLVSQPIAGVPGSLANLTKAGLESVTRALAIEFAAEGIRFNAIAPGVVNTPMNPVEAHEFLRQLSPLKRLAEVGEVADLLLYLESAQFVNGEVVHLDGGAHAGKW